In Pseudoalteromonas undina, the following are encoded in one genomic region:
- a CDS encoding penicillin acylase family protein yields MFKVIKRLLLVFVVLALGGTAIVYGVLTLSLPTLDGKGRSDAVTQPVKVARDTLGQAVITAATRHDAAYGLGYAHGQDRFFQMDLLRRNAAGELSELFGKAALALDKKMRFHQFRKRSQAILKTLPEADKQLLKSYAQGVNEGLAQVGYPSFEYLLTGAEQQPWQSEDSLLVIFSMYLDLQTATFERDQALIQIQQQYGAKMVEFLTQPSQYQAALDGSVLAPYTQTIPQLPTQPLAAIKSITANLEVGSNNWAVTADLTNTQAAMLSDDMHLSMAVPVIWYRAQLNYTHNNQAYQVTGVSLPGAPAIVVGSNNKIAWGFTNGYIDTADWVALTDSSKTWQVNEVITLDNGNDEIYPLTLSEYGPVKYINNQPYALSWAAHQPYAVDMQLLQLEQAETVDDALNIASNVGIPVQNLMVVDSQGSAAWKHMGGIPARTVPSELAINESEYSATWQQNEVIRPFVKNPESGRLWTGNSRVVSAEDNARFGNGGYALGARATQIRDRLFEKQQFNEGDFYQLQLDNQARFLTPWHSLLLEQLKQQPEHNADYINALDNWQQCACSTSVGYTLVKMYRDELINILFSSIEASLNKQDGTLSYVKRDLEPAVWQLIKAQPASWINPQFTNWEQQLQAAFEQTLAQLTAKFGNNIQNWQWGKVNELVIEHPFAKQIPLLSKLLNMPTAPGFGDSYMPAVQKTSFGASQRFIAQPGHLESAILTVPGGQSGHPLSEFYRAGFDEYVEGKHTPLLPQTFMHQIEIVPIND; encoded by the coding sequence ATGTTTAAAGTAATCAAGCGGTTGCTATTGGTTTTTGTGGTTTTAGCGCTTGGGGGGACCGCCATTGTATACGGCGTGTTGACTCTAAGTTTACCTACCCTTGATGGTAAAGGCCGAAGCGATGCGGTAACGCAGCCAGTTAAAGTTGCTCGAGATACGCTTGGCCAAGCTGTTATCACTGCAGCTACTCGCCACGATGCTGCCTATGGCTTAGGTTATGCTCACGGGCAAGATCGCTTTTTTCAAATGGATTTACTTAGACGTAATGCCGCAGGTGAGCTCAGTGAGCTATTTGGTAAAGCCGCGCTCGCTCTTGATAAAAAAATGCGCTTTCATCAATTTCGCAAACGCAGCCAAGCGATTTTAAAAACTCTCCCTGAAGCCGATAAGCAACTACTAAAAAGCTATGCACAAGGTGTAAACGAAGGACTTGCGCAAGTAGGGTACCCAAGTTTTGAATACCTACTTACAGGGGCTGAGCAACAACCATGGCAAAGCGAAGATAGTCTGTTAGTTATTTTTAGCATGTATTTAGATTTACAAACTGCGACCTTTGAGCGCGACCAAGCTTTAATTCAAATACAACAGCAATATGGCGCAAAAATGGTTGAATTTTTAACCCAACCAAGCCAATACCAAGCAGCATTAGATGGCAGTGTTTTAGCACCTTATACCCAAACTATACCCCAGTTACCAACGCAGCCATTAGCGGCGATTAAAAGCATTACTGCTAATTTAGAAGTAGGCAGTAATAACTGGGCAGTGACCGCAGATTTAACTAATACTCAAGCTGCGATGCTTTCAGATGATATGCACTTATCAATGGCGGTGCCGGTTATTTGGTATCGAGCGCAGCTTAATTACACTCATAACAATCAAGCTTATCAGGTAACCGGTGTTTCGTTACCAGGGGCGCCAGCTATTGTGGTTGGCAGTAATAATAAAATTGCATGGGGATTTACTAATGGCTATATAGATACAGCCGACTGGGTTGCACTAACGGATAGCAGTAAAACATGGCAAGTAAATGAAGTGATTACCTTGGATAATGGCAACGATGAAATCTATCCCTTAACGCTAAGTGAGTATGGCCCTGTTAAATACATTAACAATCAGCCTTATGCCTTAAGTTGGGCTGCGCATCAGCCGTATGCCGTTGATATGCAATTGTTACAACTTGAGCAGGCTGAAACAGTGGATGATGCCCTTAATATTGCAAGTAACGTGGGTATTCCGGTACAAAACTTAATGGTGGTAGATAGTCAAGGCAGTGCAGCTTGGAAACACATGGGCGGTATTCCTGCACGAACAGTACCCAGTGAGTTAGCCATTAATGAAAGTGAATATTCAGCAACTTGGCAGCAAAATGAAGTTATTCGCCCGTTTGTTAAAAACCCTGAGAGTGGGCGCCTATGGACAGGGAATTCGCGAGTGGTCTCTGCTGAGGATAATGCGCGTTTTGGTAATGGCGGCTATGCCCTAGGTGCTCGTGCGACGCAAATACGCGATCGGTTGTTTGAAAAACAGCAGTTTAACGAAGGCGACTTTTACCAATTACAGTTAGACAATCAAGCGCGTTTTTTAACTCCTTGGCATAGCTTATTACTTGAGCAGTTAAAACAGCAGCCAGAACACAATGCAGATTATATCAATGCACTGGATAACTGGCAGCAATGCGCCTGCTCAACCTCCGTTGGTTATACCTTAGTAAAGATGTATCGTGATGAACTAATAAATATTTTATTTAGTAGTATTGAAGCCAGCCTCAATAAGCAGGATGGTACATTGAGTTATGTAAAGCGCGATTTAGAGCCCGCTGTTTGGCAATTAATAAAAGCGCAGCCAGCAAGTTGGATTAACCCGCAATTTACGAATTGGGAGCAGCAATTACAGGCAGCTTTTGAGCAAACTCTTGCGCAGTTAACAGCAAAGTTTGGTAATAACATTCAAAACTGGCAATGGGGTAAAGTAAACGAATTAGTGATTGAACACCCATTTGCTAAACAAATACCTCTATTGAGTAAGCTACTTAATATGCCTACCGCTCCAGGGTTTGGTGATAGTTATATGCCTGCCGTACAAAAAACCAGTTTTGGCGCATCGCAGCGATTTATTGCCCAACCTGGACATTTAGAAAGTGCCATTTTAACAGTGCCTGGAGGGCAATCAGGGCACCCGCTTTCTGAGTTTTATCGAGCCGGTTTTGATGAATATGTAGAAGGAAAGCACACCCCATTGTTACCGCAAACATTCATGCATCAAATTGAAATAGTGCCTATCAACGACTAG
- a CDS encoding MBL fold metallo-hydrolase has product MKKLLPALITTLLLSNYAAADDNPVTAKQLSGHVYVLYGQGGNIAASVGDDGIYIIDDQFAKLSADIKKTISDLKPGSAEFVINTHHHGDHTGGNENFAKAGAHVIAHNNVHKRLKEKHGEGSDYLPRISFGDDLTLHFNNEQAHVVHYQHAHTDGDAVIFFNNDNIVHMGDIYFNFGSLPFVDVDSGGSVDGVLAAVDDVINQIDDKTQVIPGHGPLSDRSGLITYRKLVQKAKDVMLKAMQNDASLEQVLKADPLSELGLEYANWLPKERVTTLFYRSLK; this is encoded by the coding sequence ATGAAAAAATTACTACCGGCATTAATAACGACTTTACTACTAAGCAACTACGCGGCGGCGGATGACAACCCAGTTACAGCTAAGCAACTGAGCGGGCATGTATACGTCCTATACGGACAAGGTGGCAACATTGCAGCCAGCGTAGGGGATGATGGCATATATATCATTGATGATCAGTTTGCCAAACTCTCAGCCGATATTAAAAAAACCATTAGCGACTTAAAGCCAGGCAGCGCAGAGTTTGTAATTAACACTCATCATCATGGCGATCACACCGGTGGTAACGAAAACTTTGCTAAAGCCGGAGCCCATGTTATTGCCCACAATAATGTACATAAACGCCTAAAAGAAAAACATGGCGAAGGGTCTGATTACCTACCACGAATTAGTTTTGGTGATGATTTAACACTGCACTTTAATAATGAGCAAGCGCATGTTGTGCATTATCAACATGCCCATACCGATGGCGATGCGGTGATTTTTTTCAATAATGATAATATTGTGCACATGGGCGATATTTACTTTAACTTTGGCAGCCTACCGTTTGTTGATGTAGACAGTGGGGGTAGCGTTGATGGTGTTTTAGCGGCGGTTGATGATGTGATTAATCAGATTGATGATAAAACCCAAGTTATTCCTGGTCATGGCCCGCTAAGTGACCGTTCAGGACTGATCACGTATCGTAAGCTGGTGCAAAAAGCGAAAGATGTTATGCTAAAAGCAATGCAAAATGACGCTAGTTTAGAGCAGGTACTTAAAGCAGATCCATTGTCAGAACTTGGCCTTGAATATGCTAATTGGTTACCTAAAGAGCGGGTAACCACACTTTTTTATCGCAGTTTAAAGTAG
- a CDS encoding bifunctional GNAT family N-acetyltransferase/carbon-nitrogen hydrolase family protein, producing MSAEKTHLEICNLTREQYPQIKTLMDEAYPDLGGAWPSHTIFRLIDQFPEGQIGIVDDGVLVGLALSVQVDYARFSNPHTYEDIADGHDRVFSDTTGDALYGLDVAISEQYRGMRLGRRLYDARKELCRQYNLRAILAGGRIPRYYNHSSEMTPMEYIAKVDQKELYDPILSFQLANDFQVKRLLKKYLPEDQESVGYATLLEWNNIMYEPTDTVIESTKSIVRVGAVQWQMRCVESVEEMLKQVEYFVDTVSDYKSDFILFPEFFNAPLMGLTEQSNQTEAIRYLAEYTETFKNAMSRMAIEYNANIITGSMPLAEDDKIYNVSYLCHRSGKIDEQRKIHITPHEQNDWVIQGGDKIAVFDTDAGRVGIQICYDVEFPELSRILATQGLDILFVPFWTDTKNSYLRVRHCAQARAIENECYVVIAGSVGNLPEVESLDVQFSQSAVLTPSDFSFPHDATLNEATTNTEMLLFSDLDMDKLKILHSEGTVRNLKDRRHDLYEVILKKRDI from the coding sequence ATGTCGGCAGAAAAAACCCATCTTGAAATTTGTAACTTAACCCGAGAACAATACCCACAAATTAAAACCTTGATGGACGAAGCTTACCCCGACCTAGGCGGAGCATGGCCAAGCCATACTATTTTTAGACTCATCGATCAGTTCCCTGAAGGGCAAATCGGTATTGTGGATGACGGCGTGCTGGTGGGTTTAGCGCTGAGTGTACAGGTAGATTATGCGCGCTTTTCAAACCCGCATACCTATGAAGATATTGCCGATGGCCACGACCGTGTATTTAGCGACACCACAGGGGATGCTTTATACGGTTTGGATGTTGCTATTAGTGAACAATACCGTGGCATGCGTTTAGGACGCCGTTTATATGATGCGCGAAAAGAATTGTGCCGTCAGTATAATTTACGCGCTATTTTAGCGGGTGGCCGTATTCCGCGTTATTACAATCACAGCAGTGAAATGACCCCGATGGAATACATTGCTAAGGTCGATCAAAAAGAGCTGTATGACCCCATACTCAGTTTTCAATTAGCCAATGACTTTCAGGTTAAACGATTATTGAAAAAATATTTACCTGAAGATCAGGAGTCGGTCGGTTATGCCACATTACTTGAGTGGAATAACATTATGTATGAGCCAACCGACACCGTTATTGAGTCAACTAAATCAATCGTGCGCGTAGGAGCTGTGCAATGGCAAATGCGCTGTGTTGAATCGGTTGAAGAAATGCTTAAGCAAGTTGAATACTTTGTTGATACGGTATCTGATTACAAAAGCGATTTTATTTTATTCCCTGAGTTTTTTAATGCGCCACTGATGGGATTAACTGAACAAAGTAACCAAACCGAGGCAATTCGGTATTTAGCCGAATACACAGAGACCTTTAAAAACGCCATGTCGCGTATGGCGATAGAATACAACGCCAACATTATTACCGGCTCAATGCCGCTTGCCGAAGACGATAAAATATATAACGTTAGTTATTTATGCCATCGCAGCGGTAAAATAGACGAGCAACGTAAAATTCATATTACCCCGCATGAACAAAATGATTGGGTGATCCAAGGCGGTGATAAAATTGCTGTATTCGATACAGATGCAGGCCGTGTAGGTATTCAAATTTGTTACGATGTCGAATTTCCTGAGTTGTCACGTATTTTGGCCACCCAAGGTTTGGATATTTTATTTGTGCCATTTTGGACTGACACTAAAAACAGTTACTTGCGTGTACGCCATTGTGCCCAAGCACGTGCCATTGAAAACGAATGTTATGTGGTTATTGCAGGCTCTGTGGGTAACTTACCTGAAGTAGAAAGCTTAGATGTGCAGTTTTCGCAGTCGGCGGTACTAACCCCATCGGACTTTTCATTTCCGCACGATGCCACACTAAATGAAGCCACCACCAATACAGAAATGTTATTATTTAGCGACTTAGATATGGATAAGTTAAAAATTCTTCACAGTGAAGGGACAGTGCGTAACTTAAAAGACCGCCGTCACGATTTGTATGAAGTGATATTGAAAAAGAGAGATATTTAA
- a CDS encoding DMT family transporter — MAWMYLIIAGLLEIGWPIGLKISQTPETRWQGIAIAIAFMVASGFMLWLAQKQISMGTSYAVWTGIGAAGTFLVGILFYGDAATFGRIAGVLMIICGVITLKISH, encoded by the coding sequence ATGGCGTGGATGTATTTAATTATTGCTGGGTTACTTGAGATTGGCTGGCCTATAGGGTTAAAAATTTCTCAAACCCCTGAAACTCGTTGGCAGGGCATCGCGATTGCCATTGCGTTTATGGTCGCGAGCGGCTTTATGTTGTGGTTAGCGCAAAAGCAAATATCTATGGGCACGTCGTACGCAGTATGGACGGGTATTGGTGCTGCTGGTACGTTTTTAGTGGGTATATTATTTTACGGTGATGCCGCCACGTTTGGTCGTATTGCTGGTGTGTTAATGATTATTTGCGGTGTGATCACCCTAAAAATTAGTCATTAA
- a CDS encoding DMT family transporter: MIWILLTIFAAFMQSWRNALQSKLSAHVSIAGVTLARFIVASPIAGLYLYALYYYQDAPFPSFNPLFISYIIGASIVQIIATGLMVKLFKMNNFAVGAGLAKSEALMAAILGLLFFGSTLSLLGWFGVFIGAIAVLLLSGIANVKHFSLKTALTGLACGTAFALSSSWIREASLSSGIAFPYAPAWVLLLVISLQTLMLCIYIALKERDTFKTMFQHKGMTCTVSIFSCLGSIGWFSAMSLQHVAYVKTLGQIEVFFTMLIAVLWLKQPLKRQDSAGLLLIAVAAILVMLPSS; this comes from the coding sequence ATGATTTGGATTTTACTGACTATTTTTGCTGCATTTATGCAGTCATGGCGTAACGCTCTGCAAAGCAAATTAAGCGCTCATGTGAGCATTGCTGGCGTCACATTAGCCCGCTTTATTGTGGCAAGCCCTATTGCTGGGCTGTATTTATATGCGCTTTATTATTACCAAGATGCTCCCTTTCCTTCATTCAACCCTTTATTTATTAGCTACATTATTGGTGCCAGCATAGTGCAAATTATTGCCACGGGACTCATGGTTAAATTATTTAAAATGAATAATTTTGCTGTAGGCGCTGGGCTAGCTAAAAGTGAAGCGCTTATGGCGGCCATACTCGGGTTGCTGTTTTTTGGCTCAACGCTTTCATTACTTGGTTGGTTTGGCGTGTTTATTGGTGCAATTGCGGTATTGCTATTAAGTGGTATCGCCAATGTGAAACACTTTAGCTTAAAAACAGCATTAACAGGACTTGCCTGCGGTACCGCCTTTGCGTTGTCATCGTCATGGATCAGAGAAGCCAGTTTAAGCTCAGGTATAGCTTTTCCATATGCGCCTGCATGGGTTTTATTGCTTGTTATTAGTTTACAAACACTAATGCTGTGTATTTATATTGCCTTAAAGGAACGCGATACATTTAAAACTATGTTTCAGCATAAGGGCATGACTTGTACGGTGAGTATATTTAGTTGCTTGGGATCAATAGGTTGGTTTAGCGCAATGAGCTTGCAACATGTTGCCTATGTAAAAACGCTCGGCCAGATAGAAGTATTTTTTACGATGTTAATTGCTGTTTTATGGTTAAAACAACCGCTAAAACGCCAAGATAGCGCTGGGCTATTATTGATTGCAGTGGCTGCGATATTGGTAATGCTGCCGAGCAGCTAA
- a CDS encoding MAPEG family protein, with protein sequence MTTLLVCALIAVIMPYVARIPAIIEMNKLGGYDNKHPRQQQTQLTGLGARALAAHQNCFESLAVFAVALAVVLGTNNVNAVTETLAMTHIVARILFCVFYYLNLDIIRSITWLVGIGTAIGMIAVSL encoded by the coding sequence ATGACGACTTTATTGGTTTGCGCCTTAATTGCAGTGATCATGCCTTATGTTGCAAGGATCCCAGCTATTATAGAAATGAATAAGCTCGGTGGTTACGATAATAAACATCCGCGCCAGCAACAAACGCAACTTACAGGGCTCGGAGCAAGGGCGTTGGCCGCACATCAAAATTGTTTTGAGTCGCTAGCGGTATTTGCCGTTGCTTTGGCTGTGGTGTTAGGCACCAATAATGTTAATGCCGTAACCGAAACTTTAGCGATGACGCATATTGTGGCGCGTATTTTATTTTGTGTTTTTTATTACTTAAACCTCGATATTATTCGCTCGATCACTTGGCTGGTGGGAATAGGCACCGCTATTGGCATGATCGCCGTCAGTTTATAA
- a CDS encoding M56 family metallopeptidase, which yields MVIQTSFNWLIEQQLLLSLLFAGFVLLERFGLKAIGSQLIYKLVWLIPASLLIANLPNAIRPLQNSPISHYIITPNQPLISTISINWALFYVVITALLLFATWIIHRRFVSNLQLCEVTNLQAEISSGVKTFTSHQVATPMVIGVLNSKLVLPHNYNTLFDKATLALILEHENVHIKRKDNLTNALLLLATILMWFNPLVWMAYASCRRLQELTCDEQVLSNKTTKQQILYSKALVNCAANAPAGLMAYSHYGDKKTMLQRLTNIKHNGAHSRLAKGSLLLIAASLLSGLAVAKQPEASAKKETSIAPVMRIEPLYPKQAAEQGISGSVVLKYDITPAGKTANITVVKAEPEAVFNKEAKRALMQWQYTPSSMGQQNVLIQLDFALNSTVTKSDLIERVNISH from the coding sequence ATGGTTATTCAAACAAGCTTTAATTGGCTAATAGAGCAACAGCTATTATTGAGTCTGTTGTTTGCAGGATTTGTTTTACTTGAGCGCTTTGGCTTAAAAGCAATTGGTTCGCAGCTTATTTATAAATTAGTGTGGTTAATACCAGCCTCGCTGCTTATCGCTAATTTACCCAATGCAATTAGGCCATTACAAAACAGTCCAATTAGTCATTATATCATTACTCCTAATCAACCATTAATAAGCACTATTAGTATTAACTGGGCGCTATTTTATGTAGTTATTACGGCACTGCTTTTATTCGCCACTTGGATTATTCATCGCCGATTTGTAAGCAACCTACAGCTTTGTGAAGTAACAAATTTACAAGCAGAAATAAGCTCAGGGGTAAAAACCTTTACTAGCCATCAAGTTGCAACACCTATGGTAATTGGGGTACTAAATAGCAAGCTAGTTTTACCACACAACTACAATACTCTGTTTGATAAAGCTACATTGGCGCTTATTTTAGAGCACGAAAATGTGCATATAAAACGCAAAGATAACCTAACAAATGCGCTGCTATTACTGGCTACAATTTTAATGTGGTTTAACCCTTTAGTTTGGATGGCATACGCAAGCTGTAGACGCTTACAAGAGCTGACTTGTGATGAACAGGTACTAAGTAATAAAACCACAAAGCAACAGATTTTATACAGCAAAGCCTTAGTAAACTGCGCTGCAAATGCACCAGCGGGTCTGATGGCTTATTCACACTACGGAGATAAAAAAACCATGTTACAACGACTTACTAATATCAAACATAATGGCGCACATTCACGCCTAGCAAAAGGGAGCTTGTTACTTATAGCAGCAAGCTTGCTCAGTGGCTTAGCTGTAGCAAAGCAACCTGAAGCATCAGCTAAAAAAGAAACATCTATCGCTCCCGTAATGCGAATCGAACCGCTTTACCCAAAACAAGCGGCGGAACAAGGCATTAGCGGTTCAGTGGTATTAAAATACGACATAACCCCAGCAGGCAAAACAGCTAACATTACTGTTGTAAAAGCTGAACCAGAAGCAGTCTTTAACAAAGAAGCAAAAAGAGCACTGATGCAATGGCAATATACGCCTTCATCAATGGGACAACAAAACGTACTAATACAACTTGATTTTGCACTCAACAGTACAGTTACAAAAAGTGATTTAATAGAGCGAGTTAACATATCGCATTAA
- a CDS encoding pseudouridine synthase, with the protein MDTKIRLAKYIAHAGVCSRKQASRLIDEGVVMVNNRPANHIDHVDENDSVIVNGQAIKGPADLVYFAYHKPVGIDCKLNQHDPSSLIHHLPQLTRVYPIGRLDKDSRGLLILTNDGDFCNQLIHPDFHQPKRYLVTVNKPLDADFCEEMAAGVPVDKQMTLPCEVTKITDNQFSIILKQGLNRQIRKMAHYCGYKVIDLYRVQISELLLDHLNLPENQFIKINKSDILG; encoded by the coding sequence ATGGATACAAAAATTCGACTCGCAAAGTACATAGCGCATGCCGGTGTTTGCTCACGCAAGCAGGCCTCGCGTTTGATTGACGAAGGTGTGGTCATGGTTAATAATCGCCCCGCAAATCATATTGATCATGTGGACGAAAACGACAGTGTCATTGTTAATGGCCAAGCCATTAAAGGCCCTGCCGATTTAGTCTACTTTGCTTATCACAAACCAGTAGGAATTGATTGTAAACTCAATCAGCACGACCCAAGCAGCCTTATTCATCACTTGCCACAACTAACACGGGTATACCCTATTGGTCGCCTTGATAAAGACTCACGCGGATTGCTTATTTTAACCAATGATGGGGATTTTTGTAACCAGCTGATCCACCCTGACTTTCATCAGCCTAAACGCTATTTAGTAACCGTCAATAAACCTTTAGATGCGGATTTTTGCGAAGAAATGGCTGCAGGCGTCCCTGTCGACAAGCAAATGACTTTGCCGTGTGAGGTGACTAAAATCACTGACAATCAGTTTAGTATTATTTTAAAACAAGGACTAAATCGACAAATTCGTAAAATGGCGCATTACTGTGGTTACAAAGTGATTGATTTATACCGCGTACAAATAAGTGAATTACTGTTAGACCATTTAAATTTACCTGAAAACCAGTTTATAAAAATTAATAAAAGCGACATTTTAGGCTAA
- a CDS encoding DUF6482 family protein, which produces MGIQFSELKKHQPLQKVVVHSLEMALYQVSVVINNVEYYVQESDGEFVKAVSPLHIQKRFEDIAYAQMMLRHTSAYDEMCGQPEKISSNMLEVPFGQNNLF; this is translated from the coding sequence ATGGGTATTCAATTTTCAGAACTAAAAAAGCATCAGCCATTACAAAAAGTGGTGGTTCATTCACTGGAAATGGCCTTGTATCAAGTGTCTGTTGTCATTAATAATGTTGAATACTATGTACAAGAAAGCGATGGTGAATTTGTAAAGGCAGTCAGCCCATTACATATTCAAAAACGCTTTGAAGACATTGCCTACGCGCAAATGATGCTCAGGCATACCAGCGCTTATGATGAAATGTGTGGTCAACCGGAAAAAATTTCTAGCAATATGCTTGAAGTTCCCTTTGGACAAAATAACCTGTTTTAA
- a CDS encoding GNAT family N-acetyltransferase, with protein sequence MYLLQAENTEQLNQALRVNMLEFNTQHFDAERQAIGFKYLDKQHELVAGISGHVFGNWLLISWLWCAESARGNGLADSLLTSLENAAIEMGAVKAQLDTLDFQAKPFYEKRGYQVKYQLNNYPLSGTRYFMEKPLVAAK encoded by the coding sequence ATGTACCTATTGCAGGCAGAAAATACTGAGCAATTAAACCAAGCACTGCGTGTTAATATGCTTGAGTTTAATACTCAACACTTCGACGCAGAGCGCCAAGCTATTGGCTTTAAATATCTCGATAAACAGCATGAATTAGTTGCCGGTATAAGTGGTCATGTATTTGGCAATTGGCTGCTAATAAGTTGGTTGTGGTGTGCTGAATCGGCACGAGGCAATGGCTTGGCTGATTCGTTATTAACATCACTTGAAAATGCAGCAATTGAAATGGGTGCCGTTAAGGCTCAGCTTGACACCTTAGACTTTCAAGCCAAGCCTTTCTATGAAAAGCGTGGTTATCAGGTTAAATATCAATTAAATAATTATCCGCTCAGCGGTACGCGCTACTTTATGGAAAAGCCGCTGGTAGCGGCTAAATAA
- a CDS encoding HopJ type III effector protein, with product MTLTDYLTTLADEPKSISFADTMAVIDEHYTFTACSFSNHGLLSSASENNGSCKIFAFAKLNGLSKQNTLDCFGKFYREDVLDNPSADDHMNIRTFMLAPEATPFLGISFDGTPLTTKE from the coding sequence ATGACGCTCACAGATTATTTAACAACGCTCGCAGATGAGCCAAAAAGTATTAGCTTTGCTGATACTATGGCCGTTATTGATGAGCACTATACTTTTACAGCATGCAGCTTCAGTAACCATGGGTTATTAAGCTCTGCGAGTGAAAATAACGGTTCGTGCAAAATTTTTGCATTTGCTAAGCTCAACGGTCTTAGTAAACAAAATACCTTAGATTGTTTTGGTAAATTTTACCGCGAAGATGTACTAGACAACCCAAGTGCCGATGATCACATGAATATTCGTACGTTTATGTTAGCGCCCGAGGCAACACCGTTTTTAGGCATTAGCTTTGATGGCACGCCTTTAACCACAAAAGAGTAA
- a CDS encoding HAD-IA family hydrolase has product MIRFNRAISPFSVLSFDLDDTLYDNRPIITAAVQAQIDYLNALPGYKKQGPQFWQQCRELAALQQPELIDDVTQWRKHTLRLVLSELGFKGDEIEHHANKAYQAFADERSNITVSTDVLKLLDKLGQHYRLIAITNGNVEVERFNLKDKFELVLQAGLHGKAKPHTTLFDQAATHLNIKNSELLHIGDSLDSDVQGANNAGCQSVWLNNQAQTYAYKGLADIEITNIHALTHLI; this is encoded by the coding sequence ATGATCCGATTTAATCGCGCAATTTCTCCTTTTTCTGTGCTAAGTTTTGACTTAGACGATACCTTGTACGATAACCGCCCTATCATAACCGCAGCCGTTCAGGCGCAAATTGATTATTTAAATGCGCTACCAGGCTACAAAAAACAAGGACCACAGTTTTGGCAGCAATGCCGTGAACTCGCAGCACTACAGCAGCCAGAGCTGATTGATGACGTCACACAATGGCGTAAGCATACCTTGCGCTTAGTATTGTCTGAATTGGGTTTTAAAGGTGATGAAATAGAGCATCATGCAAATAAGGCGTATCAAGCATTTGCTGATGAGCGAAGCAATATTACTGTGAGCACAGACGTACTGAAGTTGCTTGATAAACTAGGTCAGCACTACAGATTAATCGCCATTACCAATGGCAATGTTGAGGTTGAACGCTTTAATTTAAAAGACAAGTTTGAACTAGTCCTACAGGCAGGATTGCACGGTAAAGCAAAACCGCACACAACATTATTTGATCAGGCTGCAACGCATTTAAATATTAAAAACAGCGAACTGTTACACATTGGCGATAGCCTTGATAGCGATGTGCAAGGTGCTAACAACGCTGGCTGTCAGTCTGTATGGCTGAATAATCAAGCACAAACTTATGCCTACAAAGGGTTGGCTGATATTGAAATAACCAACATTCATGCGTTAACCCATTTAATATAA